From the Lathyrus oleraceus cultivar Zhongwan6 chromosome 4, CAAS_Psat_ZW6_1.0, whole genome shotgun sequence genome, one window contains:
- the LOC127135186 gene encoding protein MAINTENANCE OF MERISTEMS, which yields MYSCKQLGGYPTLLQCWIHEYFPTVGKRGENWNPAGNCGLPRAMRWSYRQGVLKVDDLRPILDELTPTDVIWRPFEDHRARRVFDEICLYRGCLKWGETVVPYLPDRCLRQFGYRQYVPSPPLDCMMATDIDVDWISYHQSVVAVIGSSTVATTPSEVEDGYLEWYYRVSHPRLVPPHRDAPRDVPVPVYDVGPSNPDWARVSTLIRRYLRQVNAEEEDPQFSDLFEALHISRSH from the exons atgtacagttgcaaacagctcggtggatatcctactctcctacag tgttggattcacgagtattttccaactgttggaaaaagaggggagaattggaaTCCTGCTGGAAACTGTGGTCTTCcccgagcgatgagatggtcgtatagacagggagtcctgaaggtcgatgatttacgacctattttggacgagctgacacctaCTGACGTCATCTGGCgaccatttgaggatcatagagcacggcgtgtatttgatgagatatgtctttacaggggctgtttgaagtggggtgaaacagttgttccatacttgcctgatagatgtttacgtcagttcgggtataggcagtatgttccatccccacctctggattgtatgatggcgacggatattgatgttgattggatcaGTTACCATCAGAGTGTTGTCGCTGTGATCGGTTCATCTACCgtggccaccactccatctgagGTAGAAGACggttatctggagtggtattatcgtgtttcccatccacggttggtccctccccatcgtgacGCTCCTAGAGACGTACCCGTTCCTGTATATGACGTCGGGCCATCTAATCCTGACtgggctcgtgtatctacattgattcgtcgctatctgagacaggttaatgctgaagaggaagatccacaattttctgatttatttgaagctttgcatatttctcgttcacattga